DNA from Rhipicephalus sanguineus isolate Rsan-2018 chromosome 11, BIME_Rsan_1.4, whole genome shotgun sequence:
aatttcaaagtattcgaaaagaACGAATAGATGTATATCAGTCCACATGTAAccacctgtaaaggtggtttcactgcagtggaagggTGCTCTAccatgaatacacctatccaggagaAATCCACACTGCCGGGAAGCCCCACTTCAAAGTTAAACGAACATAttgccctcacatcgattcataatttttgaagttttaaggcTTGATATACCGgcctatatgctctaagtatagtaaattttaaagcgtaacatattttacaggttatcacttgcattcttcTGAAAGCCAAATCCTaatactattcaaagttgcttccacttcctttgaaccaagaagaatgacatttgcgcatgccttgtttcaatttcgAAAAAATATTGCACAGGTTAGTTgtgtcatgacaaatatgctcatttttctttataatatgatatatactattcgaattcgattcgaaattattcgaccccCCAAATCACTATTagcttcaaacctaaaatttactatttgcacaagcctactaaTTACAAGTATGCGAACTAAATTGACCATTGTTGTCCGTGAAATTACAAAGGCCTGTTTGTGCTGACCAACAGTAGCAACAGAAACAAACAGTTGTTAAATAATCTGCATTGAGTAGATCTTACCATAAattcacagtattcagcaaaaGTGGCTTTCGTTGTTTTATTCAGTTGAACATCCCAAAGCAACATTAGGGACAatggacactgtagtggaggtgAATTTATATCACACACTGCTCTCTGAAGGAGTACTCTGTCACACATTTAAAGAAATTGTATTTAACATTTCTTACATGTAAAAGGATGGCAAGTGTAAATGTTTTATAACATGAGCTAATTTAATCAGGAACTTGATACTAAAGTTGGCCTCAAAACAAGTGACCTAATGTTGGAATTATTACAAAATCGTGACCTAAATCCGCTGACGTCATGTAGCAATAAGGCCATACATGACAACATTGTACCTAAAAAAGTCAACGAGAGAGCTGCATGTGTTCTGTCCGGCTGCATTCATATGTAACAGCCCCAACAACCACACTAACAGAGTAAACCGCCGAGTCATGACATAATAATGCCTCCATCTTCTGCATACCAAAACTGGCTCATAAAATTAAGTATCGTAGTAAACTATTTAGGCCACTTAGAAGATTCACAGTATTCTTTCTAACGTTTAAAGCTTTGGTTAACACAAGAATACAACAATGTGAAAATATCGCATTGGTACTCCTTCAAACCACATCCGCGAATGCTAGGTGCATGGGCATTTTTACGTTGAATTGACTGCGACGTGGCTGCCGAGAATTGAACCCACTAAGCAGTAGCCTGCCTGTCACTTAGCCCCTACAGCACGTAACACTGGCCTTTAACATCTCTAATAAGCAACTTTTAAAGATCATGCTTAACATTCAGTGGCCAGAGATACTACAAAGACCAAATTTACATAATAGCCAGTTCCCCCCACCTCCCAGATGGAATACGCACTTTCTATGCCTTAATATATGTAATGACAATTTATTATGCAGCAGTACCATCTAACGCAATTTTGATTATCGTCCTGTCTGAGCACATCCAAGGAAAAAGGTAACCtactgcttttgttttctttctttcgaatgGCGCAACGCTCTCTCATAACGTAAGCGTAGAGTTCTATTACAGGTAGCAGCTGTCCCCAGACCACTGTTTCCAAGCTGAAtcagcatggcgtctttcatgttctttccagcgtttgtCAGCCTCTAGAATGGCCCAACAAAAGGATTATTACGCGAGCATGGAAACGcaggttaggaattcaattttctcaaaGTCTTAATTTTCCgaaaatgtgcaattcctgatattgaCCTTACGTGTTGTCAAGCAGATCACTTTTAGTTTGCCAACACTaagtatttcaatgaagcgcccatagcaagtgtcCTGCTTCCCAATCATTTTTTGAATCGTCTGTAGAAcacattcgtatgcttcagttcagttcacattgggcaagcatagGTGTGTGACCTAGTGGTGAAAGCACTTGCTTTCGGACCAGGCGCACCtgggttcaaaccccagccccggaaagaacatttatttagttatttatttctttggtgcCTGCCAGCTCTGGCTGAGGAGGGATTtatgggtgaggagggtttttcggaacaccaccagcttcacaggtcagtcaatgcAAGCTTTGCCTGAAAAATAAAGTACACTGTGTGCTCCTTGTGTTTTCAAAAATGTAGAGACACCTAGAGCACCAAAAAGGTTCTATGAAAGACTCGTGGTCACTAATGCAACTTTCATATGCTGTTCAGCTGTCATACCTTATGCTACCGAAAGTATATACCATTGTTACATGTGTGTTCTATCtcgtgaaaaaggaaaaaagaaagtgctgCATAAGGGAAATGCCGTGCTTTCTTCTCTGGTATTCTACATGCAAGCTCCATGTCACCCGATCATGAGCTCTCAACATACTTATACATCACCAAGCCCAGCAACGAGAAATGACATTAActgacattaaagggacactaaagagaaacaatgaatcggccaagatcgataaattgtgctctgagaactctaatgtcgttaattttgccgtcgtaggtttattattagaggagaaaatcaagttcaaagtttcatttttaaatttcgcgccgaaatctccacgcgtgacgtcacggatttcaaagtatatttattgtattttggcgccattggctcaacaaaattaccccaaacttggtatgttaagtctatggccccctcagaggacaatgcacttcatttttacctattaggaactacgtagtccctagtaggcgccgtcaaaacatgtgacatcacagcgaatggtgcgaaaacttcaaggtggcgtcgccacccacattttgttttggcgcgttttctcgcttactaagcgtcttctcgcagcaagcgtggtgtttttggtatcgtaaaagagtactttaccaatatgagaaaaatcgttttgctctttagtgtccctttaacacattcAAGACACAAGGAGATTTCCATCCCTAGATATGGTCAGTAATAGTTCCTTCTTTTCTGAAGGGGCTTCTGACCAGGCATATTTTCACAAAAACCTCGGCTAATCAAGCTTCGGGAGAATTCTGCTAAACATTTTTTCCTTCTCATCGCTACAGTTGGGTGCAATTCTGGTCACTGTCAGATTCCGCCATGTCGTCAAATTCTGTAGTGCAACATTTTCAGCCAATCGGAGAAGCTGTAGCGGCCTTCTGGGCCAATCACagttgacaagatggcggaatttgacagtttCCAGAATAGTGTCGTTACCAGTTATCAGCGAGAATAACATGCACACTTCTACGATGCCTTTCTGACCAATCAAGCTTTCAAACACAATGTTTAAGAAACCCAAGTCTCTTCGCACTACTACGATGCCTCGAACATTCACACTTCTAACATGTCTTTTCGGCCAAACAAGCTTTCCAAACCAACATTTAGGAAACCCAAGTCTGTTCGCACACTACACCTGCTGCAGATATACCAGCAATCACGTGTCTAGCGTCTTAAGTGACGGCGACACGTTCCTCTCTAGCACCGTTTTGGGCACGAAGCTTTTGTCTTTGAGCCTCTCAACTTTCGTCACGTCCTGCTGCGAGTCCAACTCGTGCAGTAGCCGCTCCTTGCGCTCTTCGTCGATGCTCGTCTTCTTGTTGGGCGTGCGTCGGTCTGAGATGAGGCCCTCGATGTTGTAGCCGATGATGCCGACAATCACGGCCACCGGGAAGGTGACGTAGGGCGCGTAAACACGCAGTGCGGCGTACAACGCTGGCAGGACCATGTTCGCACGTCAGCCGCTGGCGGTTCCGCTGTGCAAGAGCCAAGGCAGTGAAAGAGCATGACATACGATCTGTAAGGTGGGCTTCATAGGTCTTAGAAGAGTGTGGGTGCAGGCCAGTTGGCGATTTATGATTAGCAAAGGTAACCGCAAAACCACAGAAAGGGAAAAGACGAAGCGGTTGGGTTTTGCGGTTACCTTTGCTAATCCATAGGCCGACACTCACACTAATTTGACGGGTGTGAGCACTTACACCGCGGGTACACCACCGTGGGCCTCAGTATGAGTGTGAAAGCCGGTGAGCGAATGGATGCGAGTGCCGGCGAGTTTTGGAGTACCTATCGCGGGTTCAGCACAGCGCTGGttgaagacaccacaaactcgGCAGTGTCGTACGTCTCACTCCAAAGCGCTTCATTTCTCAAAGGTCTGACAATCACAATATGCAACTAAGATAATCCACACAGCATCAAGCTACTCTCGTAGACGGTAAACACAACGCGAAAGTGCGATACAACCACACCGTTCACTCAACTCGACGAAACTAGGAGAGCTAAAGCAAATCATTAAACGGGTGAAATATCGTATGAGCAATGTCACTGACTTACGCGTGGCTCGTCAAGCGTTCCAATTCGCTTTGACGAAACAGAACAGAACGCGGCTTTCAGAAGACTCGTAAACAGTGCACAATAAACAAGTTCACGCCTGCAAACGCAGCAAACCGACCTCCATGCTTGTCCGGCACCACTTTCTTTCATGATGATAGTAACAcggccgctgtttttttttatgtagcggccgtgatagTAATCACCTTGGTCATCACAACACTGTCACTTCTGTCATTATATACTGCATATATAAAAACTAAAACATAAGACGTCGTTATAAAACATAATATTCATAACAAAAGTCTAGCTGCAAATCTGACTGCGATTGCAGTCATTCAAAGATCAAGTCAAGCCGAAATCGGATGCTTGCCAATGGCTGCGTTTGAGTGCTTGTGAAATGTCCCGCGTGCCGACACTTTTGTTTAGAGCGTTATATTTGCCTAGGTTAATCACGTAGCTGCAGCAATGTCAACAGTACGAGTTAATCTGTCCGCAGACGTTTACATGGTCTGCCTGAGCCATGCTCTTTCTACAGAGAAGGAGGAGGTCATGGGACTCCTGATCGGAGAGGTGAGCGCTTCACCCCCTATGGAGTTTCGGATTGCTTGTCAAGTAGTTATAATTCGCGATCTTTACGTTTGTTGTTCTTGTTGGTCGCCAAATTTCCCAGATCGACGAAACGAAGGTGGCCCACATATCTGCGGTGATCCTGCTGCGGAGATCCGACAAGAGAAAAGACCGCGTCGAAATTTCGCCCGAACAACTCTCGGACGCTTCTACGCAGGCCGAGGTGTGTGTATGTTTGGTGTCTACTGTGTTTTCGTACAACAAGGCGCCTTATACTTACGCCACTGTTTCACTGTGTTTCAGACGCTTGCGATAAACTTGAGGAAACCGATGAGGGTTTTAGGCTGGTACCATTCTCACCCCCACATCACAGTGTGGCCATCGCACGTTGGTGAGCGCACCACTCCCTTTACCTAGTTGCCAAAATAGGCGTCGAGCCAGCGTTTAAGCACGCAACTCTCTCACTCTGTTTAAACGTCATGACGCCTTTTGTGTGACTAgttttttttcgcgcaaaatcTTGATGCGCAGATGTCCAGACTCAAGCTATATACCAAATGATGGACGAAGGGTTTGTTGGTCTCATATTCTCTGTCTTCAGCGAAGATGCAACATCTAAGGTAAGCCACCGGCAACTGCACTGTGGAAACCTgagatgtgcgtgtgtgtattgtCCAACAGTTTGGAACATGACTCACAGGTTGATGCGTCAGACCTTTAACTTGCTGTTGGGAACTCTTGATGCACTTTGTCACTTTTATGCCCATAAATGCCTTATGTGATCAGGCATCTACAACATAGTCTACCAATAGAAAGCCATTGTATGTGTTGGTAGCTTGAATGAATATTCACTTTAGTAATGGCTTCCTTAAGGTACCTTCTAGTTCACTCGAGTGATGTATTCTAACAGGAGGAGGCCAGACTGTGGTAACTGGCCGGTTAAGCCATTGCACTGATGAATTTGAGGTCACAAGGTATTTATGGGGGCGAAAATCAAACGATGACTCTGTATGTCGAAATGGGTGCACATCAAGGAACCCCAAGTGGTTGAAACTATTACtgaaccctccactatggcacCTCCCTGTATTGCTTTCGAATATTAAACTCCATGACTGTATCAATCCACCACTGTAAAACAGTTTAGCTCTTTTTGATAAATGTGTTGATTTGGTATCAACAGTACCTACTCGAAAAACATGTATAAATAAAGCTTTACGTTTCTCATGTACACGTGTGTTTTACGTTTATGAATGAGTGCCATTGCAGTTGAACCAGGTCCAAGTGACGTGCTTCCAGTCTGTCAACCAGGCCAGCAATGGCGAACCACAGAGGTGAGATTCTTTTGATGTATGCTTGTTAGCAATCTCTCTTGCAGCACATTCCTCAAATCACTTCACTGAGTTAATGATACTTGAACTCCTGAAGGATCCTGGAATCGTCACACCAGTGGCAATAC
Protein-coding regions in this window:
- the LOC119373513 gene encoding lys-63-specific deubiquitinase BRCC36, with the protein product MSTVRVNLSADVYMVCLSHALSTEKEEVMGLLIGEIDETKVAHISAVILLRRSDKRKDRVEISPEQLSDASTQAETLAINLRKPMRVLGWYHSHPHITVWPSHVDVQTQAIYQMMDEGFVGLIFSVFSEDATSKLNQVQVTCFQSVNQASNGEPQRYVRMEIPLHIVPSTHISNACLDALVRLPEILCQEEQDMYSMTKQVPGLDLLTRMHNNSVFVKALCNIAESVSGPLLQSLENRLRQNRDKIERMRAEKDELLQKIAVAEACASAQAYIKAQAVDTKQ